A genomic stretch from Neodiprion fabricii isolate iyNeoFabr1 chromosome 3, iyNeoFabr1.1, whole genome shotgun sequence includes:
- the LOC124178845 gene encoding ubiquilin-1 — MAESQESQKKITINIKTPKEKQSVEIEENASIKDFKDAVSKKFNAQPDQICLIFAGKIMKDHETLATHNVKDGLTVHLVIKAPRAPATQTEAPPPRPPADVNASPFGLGGLGGLPGLESLGLGSGNFMELQQRMQRELLSSPDMMRQVLDNPLVQSLMNDPENMRNLVTSNPQMQELMQRNPEISHMLNNPELLRQTMELARNPSMLQELMRSHDRALSNLESIPGGYSALRRMYRDIQEPMLAAAANERNPFAALVESSQPIDAANPQQGQENRDPLPNPWSQGQTAPVGQEQGQGPGQGTNPNPMREGILGSPGMQSLTAQMMENPQLMQNMLNAPYTRAMLEAMSADPAMASRMISANPLFRRNPQMQEQMRAMMPAFLRQMQNPHIQSVVGNPEALAAIRQIQQGMEQLRTVAPELVDNMGLSVPPVPTTPTSGATEQTPTTGPQTDADQQGAAFSQFMARMVSSMALNQGADGVAGGQQLPPPEERYRAQLEQLTAMGFVNRDANLQALIATFGDINAAVERLLANGQLSMS; from the exons ATGGCAGAAAGCCAGGAGAGTCAgaagaaaattacaattaatattaaaacGCCAAAGGAGAAACAGAGCGtggaaatagaagaaaatgCATCAATCAAAGAC TTCAAAGATGCGGTTTCCAAGAAATTCAATGCCCAGCCCGATCAGATCTGCCTTATATTTGCCGGGAAAATCATGAAGGACCACGAGACACTTGCCACACACAACGTCAAGGATGGTTTGACCGTCCACTTGGTCATCAAGGCTCCCCGGGCACCCGCCACCCAGACGGAAGCTCCGCCACCCCGGCCCCCCG CCGACGTTAACGCCAGCCCCTTTGGCCTAGGAGGTCTTGGGGGACTTCCTGGCCTTGAAAGCCTTGGATTGGGCTCGGGCAATTTTATGGAATTGCAGCAACGCATGCAGCGTGAATTGTTGTCTAGTCCTGATATGATGCGGCAGGTACTTGACAATCCGTTGGTGCAAAGCTTGATGAACGATCCTGAAAACATGCGAAACTTGGTCACATCTAATCCTCAAATGCAAGAATTAATGCAGCGCAACCCGGAGATAAGCCACATGCTCAATAACCCAGAACTTTTAAG ACAAACCATGGAATTGGCGCGAAATCCGTCAATGCTACAAGAGCTGATGCGCTCTCACGATCGAGCACTCTCCAACCTGGAAAGTATCCCTGGTGGTTACAGCGCATTACGACGAATGTATAGAGACATTCAGGAGCCCATGCTCGCTGCCGCAGCCAATGAACGCAATCCATTTGCGGCTCTAGTCGAATCCAGTCAACCCATTGATGCAGCAAATCCTCAGCAGGGGCAGGAGAATCGTGACCCCTTGCCAAACCCTTGGAGTCAGGGTCAAACGGCACCAGTGGGTCAAGAACAGGGACAGGGGCCAGGGCAGGGGACTAATCCAAATCCCATGAGAGAAGGCATTTTGGGTTCACCTGGAATGCAGAGTTTGACCGCACAGATGATGGAGAATCCGCAGTTGATGCAAAACATGTTGAATGCACCATACACTCGTGCCATGCTCGAGGCAATGAGTGCAGATCCCGCCATGGCCTCCAGAATGATATCGGCGAATCCACTGTTTCGAAGGAATCCTCAAATGCAGGAGCAGATGCGAGCTATGATGCCAGCCTTTTTGCGACAGATGCAAAACCCCCACATTCAGAGTGTTGTTGGTAATCCAGAAGCCCTCGCTGCTATTCGACAAATACAACAGGGCATGGAACAACTTCGTACTGTCGCCCCTGAACTTGTAGACAA CATGGGTCTAAGTGTTCCACCGGTACCCACCACTCCTACGTCTGGTGCCACAGAACAAACCCCGACTACAGGTCCGCAAACAGACGCTGATCAACAGGGCGCAGCATTTTCCCAATTCATGGCTCGTATG GTATCATCAATGGCGCTAAATCAAGGTGCGGATGGAGTTGCTGGAGGTCAGCAGCTTCCCCCTCCTGAAGAACGATATAGAGCACAGCTCGAGCAACTTACTGCAATGGGTTTTGTAAACAGGGACGCCAACCTTCAAG CGCTAATCGCAACATTTGGAGACATAAACGCAGCTGTTGAGAGACTACTGGCAAACGGACAACTGTCCATGAGCTAA
- the LOC124178842 gene encoding protein SMG5: MKKSFNPVADARNDCLDQTRRLYRGVTDIAQRLDEQRSRSLSVIDIFTPSGETLRAKLRDYCERLIFKDTIGHARKIEELLWRRGFYDVVVAVKKLRKANSWNETEKAYIFTHLAVGVGFYHHLILRLQLECNLDLMGVIDFASPQNKEALSNRKQKSLQSKMHTEEVRRCAIRFIHRSLICLGDLSRYKLDLDPCWDPKIATRYYKMAILIDPNIGMPHNQLGTMSGNKNFGLDAVYYYMRCMLCSESFEGAEGNLKRMIATHSFTGKEEDQLHRCIAQLLSLLQLWNSISPNSDSINQVSQELLAEFENCLTLETTESDSKKEEESSIQLYLQSFAEDEPYHLTDEMMFKIMVICFMTIMKLQSKDSPEVRGVIAFTLAILSQLLQTTIERLQESVINISLLNSEEYVTSNPQFVRENGNDELKTDDVQETNGINIENKQSLLNCDNNFLDINDNRKHLDNIEETFIDVDDLLNGVKKSKDKSKSLLTKLRRPRRRKNSSDSDASDADGAMIGSSSDELNSDISETEEDALSEEIILSDDGVSEDLSDTEVPQVTNKEQDSIVEDKTNAIGEKNPTLTEIKESINTLNANISSNSVNETVLKDDRDSTTNSGSALTVITNVDSNSAYDESNGSSNTIAYVAQLKKQSLGTAEIMNVLMGEGILTSIKICFDWLIGNPDIVQSCAKSSSTLLKRISTLLNLININADALFKNPENITLFQNLNSQNLRKSVEVVPLPEDIELKGLKVFDNTQKTLNWEILKKFRMNKREETLLRIMKLIKFGHFLSTIEESGISYDETTRLFVTSHVDNSTASNIDSRKEKKESEADHPQGKLMRHMGRLWLKAEVRALETRLRSRLMSPYLVPDHEALSKHMPALKRLVYAKRFIVVIPSVVVSALDEVKRTSSRAREATRWLEAQLRRGSRFLRAQRPHERLPIPLVKGPRPKDKEAWLYFQIIECCHYLTNQTKVSLTSEGEAPVVTLLTGCSADEQKTANFSPVGLAKSAGVNLEHIESFHTKWKASSKSHG, from the exons ATGAAGAAGTCATTCAACCCTGTGGCGGATGCCAGAAACGACTGCCTCGATCAGACGAGGCGTCTTTACAG AGGGGTAACTGATATTGCCCAGAGGCTCGACGAGCAGAGGAGCCGATCTTTGTcagtcattgatatctttACACCATCAGGAGAAACCCTCAGAGCCAAACTGAGAGATTACTGCGAGAGATTGATATTCAAAGACACCATTGGCCATGCTCGCAAGATAGAGGAACTCTTGTGGCGACGGGGCTTCTACGACGTCGTTGTCGCTGTTAAAAAACTGCGAAAG GCTAACTCTTGGAATGAGACTGAAAAAGCATATATATTTACTCACCTAGCAGTGGGCGTGGGATTTTACCATCACTTGATCCTGAGGCTCCAGCTGGAATGCAATCTAGATTTGATGGGCGTTATAGACTTTGCTTCTCCTCAGAACAAAGAAGCATTATCCAAT CGAAAACAAAAGTCATTGCAAAGTAAAATGCACACAGAGGAAGTAAGGCGGTGTGCCATACGATTCATTCATCGTAGTTTAATATGTTTGGGAGATCTATCAAGGTATAAACTAGACCTAGATCCATGTTGGGACCCAAAAATAGCGACTAGATATTACAAGATGGCTATTCTGATAGATCCAAATATTGGGATGCCCCATAATCAACTGGGAACTATGTctggaaacaaaaattttggacTTGATgctgtttattattatatgagATG CATGTTATGCTCGGAATCATTTGAGGGCGCAGAAGGTAATCTGAAAAGAATGATTGCAACCCATTCTTTCACGGGCAAGGAAGAAGACCAACTACATCGCTGTATTGCGCAACTCCTGTCGTTGTTACAACTTTGGAATTCCATCTCTCCAAACTCTGACAGCATAAATCAAGTTAGCCAA GAATTACTtgccgaatttgaaaattgtctcACACTTGAAACAACTGAATCAGACAGcaagaaggaagaagaaagtaGCATTCAATTATACCTACAAAGTTTTGCCGAGGATGAACCTTACCATCTAACTGACGAAATGATGTTCAAAATCATGGTTATCTGTTTTATGACAATAATGAAACTCCAGAGTAAAGATTCGCCCGAAGTTCGCGGTGTAATTGCATTCACCTTGGCTATTTTATCCCAATTGCTACAAACTACTATTGAGAGGTTACAAGAGTCAGTGATCAACATCTCTCTGCTGAACAGCGAAGAATATGTGACAAGTAATCCCCAATTTGTaagagaaaatggaaatgaCGAATTGAAGACTGATGATGTTCAAGAGACAAACGgaattaatattgaaaataagcAGAGTTTACTAAACTGTGATAACAACTTTCTCGATATTAATGATAATCGCAAACACTTGGACAATATCGAAGAGACTTTTATCGATGTTGATGATCTATTGAATGGAGTCAAAAAGTCGAAAGACAAATCGAAGAGTTTATTGACCAAGCTTAGGCGTCCGCGAAGGCGCAAAAATAGTTCTGACTCTGATGCGAGTGACGCCGATGGTGCAATGATCGGATCTTCCAGCGATGAATTGAACTCTGATATTTCCGAAACTGAGGAGGATGCTTTGAGTGAGGAAATTATTTTGTCAGATGACGGTGTATCTGAAGATTTGAGTGACACCGAAGTTCCTCAAGTAACAAACAAGGAACAAGATTCTATTGTTGAAGATAAAACGAATGCTATAGGTGAGAAAAACCCGACTTTGACAGAGATTAAAGAAAGTATAAATACTCTGAACGCCAACATATCATCGAACAGTGTTAACGAGACAGTTTTAAAAGACGACAGAGATTCCACCACAAATTCTGGAAGCGCATTAACTGTAATAACGAACGTTGATTCAAACAGTGCTTATGATGAAAGTAATGGCTCAAGTAATACCATTGCCTACGTAGCTCAGTTGAAGAAGCAGAGTCTGGGTACTGCTGAAATAATGAATGTTCTGATGGGCGAAGGGATTTTGACATCAATCAAAATTTGCTTCGACTGGTTGATTGGTAACCCTGACATCGTGCAGTCATGCGCCAAAAGTTCAAGTACACTACTAAAAAGGATATCGACGTTATTGAATTTGATCAACATAAATGCGGATGCTTTGTTCAAAAATCCAGAGAACATCACATTATTCCAAAATCTCAATAGCCAAAACTTGAGGAAATCTGTTGAAGTAGTACCGCTTCCCGAAGATATTGAGCTAAAAGGCCTTAAAGTTTTTGATAACACGCAGAAGACTCTTAACTGGGAAATCCTAAAGAAATTTAGAATGAACAAAAGAGAAGAAACGCTACtaagaataatgaaattaatcaaatttggTCATTTTCTATCTACTATAGAGGAGTCTGGCATATCATATGATGAAACTACACGACTCTTCGTTACCTCACATGTCGATAATTCCACAGCATCGAACATAGATAgcagaaaagagaagaaggaaTCTGAGGCAGATCATCCCCAGGGAAAACTAATGCGGCACATGGGGAGACTGTGGCTGAAAGCTGAAGTTAGAGCATTGGAAACCCGTTTACGGTCCAGATTAATGTCGCCATATCTTGTGCCTGACCATGAGGCTCTCTCGAAGCACATGCCAGCTCTGAAGCGTCTTGTTTATGCAAAGCGATTCATTGTGGTCATACCTTCCGTGG TTGTTTCTGCGTTGGATGAGGTCAAGCGTACGAGCAGTAGAGCTAGGGAAGCAACTAGGTGGCTAGAAGCTCAATTGCGACGTGGTTCGAGATTTTTACGCGCTCAAAGACCGCACGAACGGCTTCCAATTCCCCTAGTCAAAGGGCCCAGACCAAAGGATAAGGAGGCATGGctctattttcaaataattgaatgcTGTCACTACCTGACAAACCAGACGAAAGTTAGTCTTACGAGTGAAGGAGAAGCCCCTGTAGTTACGTTACTAACTGGATGCAGCGCAGATGAACAAAAAACTGCAAATTTCAGTCCAGTTGGACTTGCCAAAAGTGCAG GAGTGAACCTCGAGCATATAGAATCGTTTCACACAAAATGGAAGGCGTCCAGTAAGAGTCACGGTTGA